A window from Lachnoanaerobaculum umeaense encodes these proteins:
- a CDS encoding dihydrodipicolinate synthase family protein, with translation MRNLDKYKGVIPAFYACYDDNGEISPERVRALTEYFVDKKVRGVYVNGSSGECIYQSVEDRKVVLENVMKAKGDLTIINHIACNNTKDGMELAAHAEGLKVDAIAAIPPIYFKLPEYAIAEYWNDYSSAAPNTDFIIYNIPQLAGVALSRGLYAKMRENKNVIGVKNSSMPVFDIQGFVRDGGDDYIVFNGPDEQFVSGRVIGAKAGIGGTYGAMPELFLAMDECINSGDMKIANEIQYCVNDIIAALTSGHGNMYAMIKEVLRINEGLDIGSVRKPLVALTDDDKEIAKSAAKMIVDAKKKFL, from the coding sequence ATGAGAAACTTAGATAAATATAAGGGGGTCATTCCGGCATTTTATGCTTGTTATGATGACAATGGAGAGATCAGTCCGGAAAGAGTGAGAGCGCTTACAGAATACTTTGTTGATAAAAAGGTAAGAGGAGTATATGTCAACGGTTCTTCGGGTGAATGTATATACCAGAGTGTTGAAGACAGAAAAGTTGTGCTTGAGAATGTAATGAAGGCTAAGGGAGATCTTACTATAATAAATCACATTGCATGTAATAATACAAAAGACGGTATGGAACTTGCAGCTCATGCTGAGGGTCTGAAAGTAGATGCAATCGCTGCTATTCCACCCATATATTTCAAGCTTCCGGAATACGCTATTGCAGAGTACTGGAACGACTACAGTAGTGCAGCTCCAAATACCGATTTTATTATTTATAACATTCCACAGCTTGCAGGTGTGGCTTTAAGCAGAGGGCTCTATGCAAAGATGAGAGAGAATAAGAATGTTATAGGCGTAAAGAATTCTTCAATGCCGGTATTTGATATTCAGGGCTTTGTTAGAGATGGCGGTGATGACTATATAGTATTTAACGGTCCGGATGAGCAGTTTGTTTCAGGCAGAGTAATAGGTGCAAAGGCAGGTATAGGTGGAACATATGGTGCAATGCCGGAACTTTTCCTTGCTATGGATGAATGTATAAACAGTGGGGATATGAAGATTGCTAATGAGATTCAGTATTGTGTAAATGATATTATTGCGGCTCTTACTTCAGGACATGGAAATATGTATGCTATGATTAAGGAAGTACTTAGAATCAATGAGGGACTTGATATAGGTAGCGTTAGAAAGCCTTTGGTTGCATTGACAGATGATGATAAAGAGATTGCAAAATCAGCTGCTAAGATGATAGTTGATGCTAAAAAGAAATTTCTATGA